DNA sequence from the uncultured Ilyobacter sp. genome:
GGGTAAGAGTTATTTTATGGAAGGAAAGGAAAAGCCCATTACAGGTGACACAGAACTTATCGATCTCAGATATGATGAAGAAGAGGAGATAAAGCCCAAGTTTGGTTGATAAAATTTTAATAGGGTTGACAAAAAACAGCTGTTTAGATAATGCTGTTTTTTTATTTTTGAAGAAAAAATAAGAGGATTTTTTCAATCTGTATCATAAAACATATATATGAATGTACTTATAATTAATAGTCATATTTTGGTCTAGATTTTGCATATAATCTATTTTTGATGGAAAGCTTATCGACTGTAAATTATGAAGGAGGAGAAAATCCATGGAATTAATTGAAATGTTGACAAGTCAATTGGGGGTAACTGAAGAGCAGGCAAAGGGTGGTTCAGGTCTTATATTTAAAATGGCAAAGGATAAACTCCAGGGAGAAGAATTTAGTCAGGTTGCTGATGCTGTCCCTGATATAGAGGGGATGATGTCCTCGGCTCCAAAAGCCGGAGTTATAGGGGGATTGACTTCTTTGTTAGGAGGAAAGGCTGGACATCTTGCAGGTTTAGCAAGTGGATTT
Encoded proteins:
- a CDS encoding DUF2780 domain-containing protein — its product is MELIEMLTSQLGVTEEQAKGGSGLIFKMAKDKLQGEEFSQVADAVPDIEGMMSSAPKAGVIGGLTSLLGGKAGHLAGLASGFKHLDLGGDMVGKFVPIILSFVQSKGGDGVKSILEKVMK